A DNA window from Rhipicephalus sanguineus isolate Rsan-2018 chromosome 8, BIME_Rsan_1.4, whole genome shotgun sequence contains the following coding sequences:
- the LOC119403209 gene encoding uncharacterized protein LOC119403209: protein MLPLGDRPLQPDASLATPIRRAIREQLAESVPDPAMLTQPMLPQPCPSQVTQPCLPVAAPLTYAAVAARPPPPTFAFSEAMYPRTAQLPAPPPMPTRSQYAQNPWRTRDNRPICFACGFAGHVARFCNCRMSPAHQAAATPGYGYPYATGDQATRLSSDFSPPPRRPFSTHRSPSPRRRSPSPLRSRQPPSEGN from the coding sequence ATGCTGCCTCTGGGCGATCGACCCTTACAACCTGACGCATCGCTGGCTACTCCCATCAGGAGGGCCATCCGCGAGCAGCTTGCCGAATCGGTACCTGACCCAGCCATGTTGACCCAGCCCATGTTGCCCCAGCCATGTCCCAGCCAAGTGACCCAGCCATGTTTGCCTGTAGCTGCACCTCTGACCTATGCCGCGGTCGCGGCGCGACCTCCGCCGCCGACATTCGCCTTCTCTGAAGCAATGTACCCGCGAACAGCCCAGCTTCCTGCGCCTCCTCCAATGCCAACTCGGAGTCAATATGCTCAGAATCCCTGGCGCACACGCGACAACCGgcccatatgcttcgcttgcggtttcgccgggCATGTGGCGCGCTTCTGCAACTGTCGCATGTCACCTGCTCATCAAGCTGCCGCAACGCCCGGATACGGCTACCCATACGCTACTGGCGACCAGGCAACGCGTCTCAGCTCCGACTTTTCGCCGCCTCCACGACGACCTTTCAGCACCCATCGCTCCCCGTCAccccgtcgtcgctcgccttcacccttACGTAGTCGGCAGCCACCTAGCGAGGGAAACTAg